CTTTCAAGGTTATGGCCTTTGTCAGTTAATGCTGATAGTGGTCCTCTGCAGGTAACGGCAGAAGGAAAAGTGCAAAAATGATGGCACCAGCAGGGACTCACAACTCGAAACATATTGCTATCTTTGTCCATTCATTTGGTGGCAGTGGTGGCGCTGAGCGGGTTATGCTCAACCTTGCCAGCGGATTAAAAGATCAGGGGCATAAGGTAGACCTGGTTATGGCCCGCCAGGAGGGCCTTTTTCTTGATCAGGTTCCACCTGAAATCAGAATCGTCGATCTTAAAGTCCGGTCGGCCAGACAGTCGATAGTATCACTGCCCCTTTTGGGGAAAAACTGCTGGTTCTGGGCCCGTATGGTCTTGGCTGTAAAGCCACATTTTGTCCTTGGTGCACTGCCAAGTCTTGCCAGATATCTCCAGAAAGAACACCCGGATGCGTTGATTTCTTCTACTGATTATCCAAATGTTGTTGCCATCTTGGCTCGCCGTTTGGCCAAGGTCAAGACTAGAATTATCGCTACCGTTCACATTGCTCTTTCGATGAAGATTACCACAGTCAAAAAACGCCGAGTCAAAGACTTGCCAAGGGTATGTCGCCGTTTCTACCCGCAGGCCGATGCTATAGTCGCAGTTTCCCAGGGAGTTGCTGATGATCTGGCGCAAGTGCTGGACTTTCCTGTAGATAATATTACGACCATTTATAACCCGGTTGTTTCCCCGGCTCTTGAGAGCCTCGCGGCTGAACCATTAGAACACCCATGGTTTATCGGCGAAGGTCCCCCGGTTGTAATAACAGTTGGTGGCTTCAAAGTTGCCAAGGATCATGCAACCCTTCTGAAAGCTGTTGCCATCGTACGTTCTCAGCGTCCTCTCCGTC
The sequence above is drawn from the Candidatus Anaeroferrophillus wilburensis genome and encodes:
- a CDS encoding glycosyltransferase; translated protein: MAPAGTHNSKHIAIFVHSFGGSGGAERVMLNLASGLKDQGHKVDLVMARQEGLFLDQVPPEIRIVDLKVRSARQSIVSLPLLGKNCWFWARMVLAVKPHFVLGALPSLARYLQKEHPDALISSTDYPNVVAILARRLAKVKTRIIATVHIALSMKITTVKKRRVKDLPRVCRRFYPQADAIVAVSQGVADDLAQVLDFPVDNITTIYNPVVSPALESLAAEPLEHPWFIGEGPPVVITVGGFKVAKDHATLLKAVAIVRSQRPLRLVMLGEGKLQETIAQLAEELHIAEDVDMLGFVDNPYKYMARASLFVLSSIYEGLPTVMVEALACGCPVVSTDCPSGPAEILDHGRYGRLVPVQDEHALALAILSALDEQHDPSVLKARGMEFSLAKATEDYLRLIP